A genomic segment from Amphiura filiformis chromosome 10, Afil_fr2py, whole genome shotgun sequence encodes:
- the LOC140162730 gene encoding gamma-aminobutyric acid type B receptor subunit 2-like, whose product MATLTILLMSICLVDTLSQLEVMGSIPIYILGLYPMSGGWPGGQGILPATQLAFKHINEDRDLLTDYELVHIDKDTECDGGIGTDVMYKELYNMTTTKIIVFGCGCSGSTQPTAQASHLWNLVQLSYGAASPKLSDRSIFKRFFRTYPPESVFNLVKFAMMKEFGWKKVGTLNEAFDLFSLPTADFLDDASSNGIEVITAESFGDSPLNQVTNLKKHGVRLIVGNFYENKARQIFCQAYKEGLYGAKYVWIITGWYSYHWWRVNDTDHPHDCTIEQMDKVVDGYFGIDVLHLSRSTIPGVSGRTSAEFLEEYRAFVGGEPENLRGYDEASYGYDGAWTIALWLQEAERILKTWDPPRTIADFSYDDDEMGALLFSLMNQTNFEGVSGPVQFTETGDRKALSQVEQIQNGNEVVVGYYNPGQVGNELQWNPDASVYWPGGLPPVDAFIEQEVNYTINIALYYVIVVLAVFGIVLATGFLVFNIRFRNKRIVKMSSPNMNNLILAGGILSYLTMIFSGLDHGQVVHETHLAMCKLSTWTMSLGFSLLFGAMFSKTYRVHKIFTNKSMKRTKIKDYQLLIVVAIIAWFDVVILTLWEIIDPMDLVISTGTPVTNKQNDDIINIPIHVVCVSKWQTYWLGCILVKDALMLIFGAFLAWETRKVTVPALNDSKYIGICIYNVLVLSVIGVPISFILTDTSQQYAIKALFLFFATTVTLGFVFVPKIMARNEVHPQGQMLTATYMEEEKTPPAKHIASVSSNVVTKQVEKKRMAEMLQKIQELEATIEIKNNRIQQLENR is encoded by the exons TGTGATGGTGGAATAGGTACAGACGTCATGTATAAAGAACTCTACAACATGACAACGACTAAAATCATCGTTTTTGGATGTGGCTGTTCAGGCTCCACACAACCTACGGCACAAGCCTCACATCTATGGAATCTTGTACAG TTATCATATGGTGCCGCGTCACCAAAACTCTCCGACAGATCGATATTCAAAAGATTTTTCCGCACATATCCACCGGAGTCTGTGTTTAACCTCGTCAAATTTGCCATGATGAAAGAATTTGGCTGGAAAAAGGTTGGCACCTTAAATGAAGCTTTCGATCTATTTTCCTTG CCGACAGCCGACTTCTTAGACGATGCGTCTAGTAATGGCATTGAAGTTATCACGGCAGAAAGCTTTGGAGACAGTCCATTAAATCAAGTGACAAATCTAAAG AAACATGGCGTTCGTTTAATAGTGGGcaatttttatgaaaacaaagcCCGCCAAATATTCTGTCAAGCATATAAGGAAGGATTATATGGAGCGAAATACGTCTGGATTATAACGG GCTGGTACAGCTACCATTGGTGGCGAGTCAATGACACAGACCATCCTCATGACTGCACCATAGAACAGATGGATAAAGTCGTAGATGGTTATTTTGGTATAGATGTGTTACATCTCAGTCGATCAACAATACCCGGAGTCTCTGGAAGG ACCAGTGCTGAATTTCTTGAGGAATATCGTGCATTTGTTGGCGGAGAACCAGAGAATTTACGCGGTTACGACGAGGCTTCGTACGGTTATGACGGGGCGTGGACTATAGCATTATGGCTACAGGAAGCTGAAAGAATCCTGAAGACTTGGG ATCCACCTCGCACAATAGCAGATTTTTCATATGATGATGACGAAATGGGCGCTCTCTTGTTTAGCCTGATGAATCAGACCAACTTTGAAGGTGTATCG GGACCAGTACAATTTACTGAAACTGGAGATAGAAAGGCTCTTTCGCAAGTGGAACAAATTCAAA ATGGTAATGAAGTAGTAGTTGGCTATTACAATCCAGGACAGGTAGGAAATGAATTACAATGGAATCCCGACGCATCAGTATACTGGCCAG GTGGATTGCCACCAGTCGATGCTTTCATCGAACAAGAAGTTAACTACACGATTAATATTGCCTTGTACTATGTGATAGTAGTATTAGCGGTGTTTGGGATAGTATTGGCTACTGGATTTCTTGTCTTTAACATCAGGTTTAGAAACAAAAG GATCGTTAAGATGTCCAGCCCTAATATGAACAACCTAATTCTAGCTGGAGGGATCCTGAGCTACCTGACAATGATATTCTCTGGATTGGATCATGGACAAGTCGTCCACGAAACACATCTTGCTATGTGCAAG TTATCCACATGGACCATGTCGCTTGGCTTTTCGTTGCTGTTTGGTGCAATGTTTAGTAAAACATACAGAGTACATAAAATATTTACCAACAAAAGTATGAAAAGGACG AAAATCAAGGATTATCAGCTGCTAATAGTAGTTGCAATTATCGCTTGGTTTGATGTCGTTATCCTCACACTATGGGAGATAATTGATCCTATGGACCTAGTGATATCAACAGGAACACCTGTG ACTAATAAACAGAATGATGACATCATCAATATTCCAATCCACGTAGTGTGTGTATCGAAATGGCAGACATATTGGTTGGGATGTATCCTCGTTAAGGATGCCTTGATGCTCATATTTGGTGCCTTCTTGGCGTGGGAGACAAGAAAAGTCACCGTGCCTGCCTTAAATGATTCCAAATACATTG GAATTTGCATATATAACGTTTTGGTGCTATCTGTTATCGGTGTTCCCATCTCGTTCATTCTTACGGACACGTCACAACAGTACGCCATCAAAGCACTTTTTCTATTCTTTGCAACAACTGTTACTCTCGGTTTTGTTTTCGTTCCAAAG ATTATGGCACGCAATGAAGTACACCCTCAGGGACAAATGTTGACAGCTACATACATGGAGGAAGAGAAAACTCCCCCCGCAAAGCACATTGCATCTGTGTCCAGCAATGTGGTTACCAAACAAGTAGAGAAGAAACGAATGGCGGAAATGTTGCAGAAGATACAAGAACTGGAAGCAACTATTGAGATT AAAAACAATCGAATACAACAATTGGAAAACCGGTGA